Part of the Heptranchias perlo isolate sHepPer1 chromosome 20, sHepPer1.hap1, whole genome shotgun sequence genome is shown below.
TGTACATTGTAAGTGGAAACATCAAATGTGTACCTAGTGACGGGGTGTCCGCGAGTCAAGGTGGAAGGGTAGTGGGATTTTGAAGTGAGTATCAGCCATTCATTGACAGCATCAAGTCCATGGGAGGCTGTAATTGTGAACTGGGATTCACACCAATGACATATGATTGTAAGTCAAAACAAACGATTGTTCGGAGCACTGTGAGGCCAGATTTGGAATATTACTCACCGTTGATGTGATGGGAGGGTTTGGGGAAGAGCGACCAGAAGGATTCCAGCACTCGGGGCTCTAAGTTATGAGGAGACACGCGCAGCATTGAACTTGTTTTTATTGGGAAAAAAGCAGCTCGAGAAGAAACATGATCCAGGTGTTTAAAATGCTGAGGGATTAGATAAAACAAAAAGAAGCGGATTATTTAAATTTAACTCTGAACAGACAGCGTAAGTGTAACATTAAGAAACCTAAGGCATGCTTTGAGATCAGCGcctcttatacacacacacacacacacacacacacacacacacacgtgtataaTACACATACgcataatacacacacacgtataatacatagaaacatagaaaataggagcaagagtaggccattcggcccttcgggcctgctccgccattcaaaatgatcatggctgatcgtctaactcagtaccctgttcccgctttttccccatttcccttgatccctttagcattaagaaatatatctatctccttcttgaatacatctaatgacttggcctccactgccttctgtggtagagaattccacaggttcaccaccctctgagtgaagaaatttctcctcatctcggttctaaatggcattctctgtatcctgagactgtgacccctggttctggactccccagccatcgggaacatcctccctgcatctagtctgtctagtcctgttagaattttatatgtttaataCACACgtataatacacacacacgtataatACACACACAAGTAaaatacagacacaaacacaccacaagtATAATACTCATAagtataatacacacacacacgtataatACACACAAAGACACAAGTATAAGATAAAACTGGATGAATACCTGGCTAGGAATGGGATAGAAAGTTGTAAGCAGAATTACAGATGGAAATGAATCATTACTGTGTGCCACATGATTGTTCCTGAGTTTCCAGGTCCATGGAAATGTGATGCCAAGGGTGGATAATGCAGGTTGTAACATGGGatagatattctggagtttttgCCTGGGTTGGGAGGGGTGCGCAGGGAGACCCAATGCAAACCCTCTCTCAGGAGATCAGATGAAGTGAGTTGGAATCCAGGATAGAACTGGCAATACCTGGTCTATATCGGGAGTAGGtgtaatgggctgaatgggctgtTCTGACTCTGTGTTGAAGTGACCAGGTCTCACGCTGAATCTAGAACTGACTGTATTAGTTACACATTCTACAAACGTAGAGTGTGCAGAGTGTATTATCTGGGAAAATGATTAGCCTTCTGCATCTGCTGTCTGAGAGGGTTCCATGTGACATGAGTTTGGACACGATTAACCCAGTTTCTCGTGCAAATGCTCCCGAAGCCTAAAACAGCCCTTAATTTGACACTAAATTGTCAGCCTCAGTCTGAGGGCTCAGGACGATGAGTGTGACAAATGGAAAGTATcactctgggggggtgggggagagggagaggggtcggGGACATCCTTTTGAAGTTGTAGTTGGGGTCCATTCGTGGGACAATGTAGATGGAGCTCTGTGAtgcatctaatccatgctgtacctgacctgggagtactaCTGACATCGAGTGCAAAATCAATCTGCAACTATGTTGACATTAAATTGCCAACGTCTCAGGCTGTGGATACGAGCAGATCTTGGGAGTGTGGGATGACGATTTATGCACCAAAGGGGCATCAACAATGAAACAGCCTTttgcaaacctccaggcccaccaAATTTAAATAGGACAAACCTGCAACTAAGAAATAAAAGTGTAGGTAGAACTGGGATCTGAGTCAGACTGTCCGGGCTGGTGGGCTGCCCTCTGGCCCACGGGGAGATTGGACTCCCCTGATATCGAGGGAGTTTCACTGTGCATCTAACCTGACTGTACCAGGGACCTGGGAATGTTTGGTGAGGCACCAGAGAAGGGCCTCTTCAATCTTTTGATGTTGATCAAACTATTGAGGTACAAGGGAGAGTTTGACCCTCATAAAAGTGGCCTCTGTTGGCTGTGTAAATAATTGTGGGTTGTCGTTTAGCTTGACTGGAACTTCTTTTGAAATTCCATTGTTGTTTTCCTGAGTTTTTAcaaaattcaaaataaaaattgttttaaCTGATTACCTCTGAACTTACTTGGGGTTTTTTctttgtgtgggggtggggggtgcaattattttccctgttttatttttctgcctttttcaacactaaaaaaaaactaaagcaaAACTAAAAGAATAAACgtgtttttaaaatttgcagtAAAAACAAGAGCCTTACTTTTTCCAGAATGACAGCATCCATGAAGACACTTGTTTATCTTGTGCTGGCCTGCGCCAGCCTTGTGAACTTATTGTCCGCGCAGCATTGGTCCTTCGATTTGCGTCCAGGTGGGAAACGCGAAGCCGCTGATGATGTCATTGAATCTTTCCAGGATGTAGGTATCCTTGGGTCATGTGTTTTCTTCCCcccgacccacccccccacctctaatttcctcttctcccctcctccggtatccacacacacacacacacacacacacacacagacacgagcTCTTTGCACCAGGAGTCACTGGGGAGCAGGAAGCAAGATCCCCTTGCTGATTCCCCACCCTGTTtggatcagttggtagcactctcgcctctgagtccaaAGGTCGTGGGGTCATagacccgctccggggacgtaATCCAGgcactgaggggagtgctgccccgtcggaggtgccgtctttcgggtgagatattaaaccgaggccctgcctgccctctcaggtggatgttaaagatcccacggccactatttcgaagaagagctagggagttctccccggtgtcctggccaataattatccctcaaccaacatcactgaaacagattatctggtcattatcacattgctgtttgtgggatcttgctgtgcgcacattggctgtcgcatttctgactttacaacagtgaccacgcttcaaaagtacttcattggctgtaaagcactttgggacgtcctggggtcatgaagggcgctatataaatgcaagttctttctttatttctttgaaACCGATTGCAGCACCCCTGACATCACCTAGCTGAGATGAACTAACTCAGTACAAACTGGGGTATCGATCCTGAAAGCCACGCGAATCCGTCTGGCGTAGTACTTGCACGGCCTCCTAACCCACGAGACCATCATCAAGCTTTACACGGGAACTTTAAGACAGACCAAATTGCTTCTTTGGAATTTGCACGTGACAACTTTTAATTGAAAGCATTGTTACAGAAGATTCTGTACAAGCCTTCGAATGTGAATGTGTTTTTTCGTCGATGATAAAATTGTTAACCAGAATTTAAATGCTCTGCTCTCCAGGCTGCAGTTGATGTGGACAAGCTGTTGCACAGCAAAAGGACTGAATTTCTCTTCCCCGATTGTTCTAGAAACACACTGGTAAGTGTGGGATATAAGATGCATCAGCAGTTCAAGGATTTTCAAAAGCATCAGTCTTatccaccctctttctcttaatatatttattaaaactTCTGCTGTTCGCTTTGATAACGCTTACAAAGTTTTTTTTCACACGGCCTTTTTGGACCTCTCATTACTTTCTTCCGATTCCTGTGTTGTGTTTTGTAGCTCTCCCAGGCTGCTGGATTCCCACTTTTCCTTGCACTAGTGTAAGCTTTTTCTTTTAGCTGCATGCTGTCTCTTTCCtcgtttgttgaccatggttgcttaactacacaagtgggaTCTTTACCTTTTAGGGGTACGTAGGGGTTTCGTATCATTccaaatatttcccactgtttgTCCGTAGattaacccattaacagttcCGCCTGTTcactgtggtcaatttatttctcatcccttcaaagtcagccttacctGAATTGAAAACCTTCTCCCGCTCAAGCCTAATATCGAATTCCATCATTTTATTGCTGAGGTGTTCCCTTaccgtcagattgttaactaattctggttcgttACTCATCACTCAATCCAGTATGACCTGTTCCCTTGTCGGTAACTCCTAAACCTCGGTCCAGATCGGCATCCTGTACTACGGTTCCATTTAACATGTACTCCTCTCTTTTGATTCCTTGCTCCTAACACTAATTATTTCACAAATCGAACAGTACACAGAGGGAGGTTTGCCACAAGTACTACTTTAAAAACAATGAACCTGTTATCTTTCCCTTTCCTTCTCCTGCCAGTTATCTCCATCCCTTTGCCCTTCTCCTCAAGCTGTTGATTCTTTGCTGGGTTATCATTCCACAGGTGGCTGGCACACTCTGACACCTTGCCCAAGTGATCACTCTTCCTGTGTAAACCTAGACAGTGAGCATCAGCCTATTCGCCCATGGGGGGCCTCACCCGCTGTCAGTATATGCCCACTTTCCAACAGGGATCGCCGGATCCTGATCAGGAACGGGAATTTCCCTCTGCCTATCCCAGGGGGCATTGAGTGTAGTACCCCAACTCAGCATATCTAATCTGGAACCCTCCTGATCTGGACGGCTCAGCGGCTCCCTGCATAAACCTGCTCAGCACATCGAAAGGATCTGGCAAGAGGTGCTGAGTGTTTGGACCAGAGCACTGCCCGATTGGCAGAGCGAGAAGGG
Proteins encoded:
- the LOC137336152 gene encoding progonadoliberin-1-like, with the protein product MTASMKTLVYLVLACASLVNLLSAQHWSFDLRPGGKREAADDVIESFQDAAVDVDKLLHSKRTEFLFPDCSRNTLEKFTPRRKKL